ACACTGCCACAGCGGCGGACCCGGAACGTCGTGACCGGCTTGGGCATCGGGGCCCTGGTGTTAGCTATTTGTATCCGTCCTGGCTATACCTCATATGGGGTTAGGGAAAAGGGAACAAGAAAGACCTGTAGCTTTTAATGTGCTGGCAAAATGGGGTTCACAGCTAATCTTACTATATCTACGCTGCGCTTAGTGGCTTAGTAATAAGTTGGTTAAGGGTTCAAAGAGAGCAAAAGGGTGGCACTCCAAAATCATTCATTTGGGAAAATAACAGGGGTGGTAGAAGCAAGGAATGCCCATATGCTTTGTGGTTTCCTGAACCCACCCCGCCAGATGGTTACACCTTCTACTCAGTGGCCCAGGAGCGTTTCCTTGATGAGCTCGAAGATGAGGCCAAAGCTGCCCGAGCCCGcgctcttgagagagagagagcgtcaGGACCCTAACTGTCCGGACCATCTTCAAACTGCTGGAGCCCCTGTACATGTTGAATGCTGCCCGGTGGTCTCACAGCATCGCTGGCATACTAACGTCGGACTATGGTTGAGCCCAAGAAGCCAGAGACTATGCATTTGGCCACTGCCGAGAGGGGATTGCTCACTTCACATGCAGTTTGTACAGTTACTCAGccctttttatttccttgtttgaGAGGTATGCGACCTTGCCTTTCCCCAAACTTTGTGGTTTACCCCTTCACCTGCCAGGGGCCCAACTGttaagggggaggggagggtgtggCCTAACTGCAGAATTGGAACCTAAAGTGGGAAAGGTAGGGTCAAGTAAAGAGTAATAAAATGAGTCAACTCTCCCGAAGCCAAGCTAGTGTGTGGGGGCCGAGAGACACACGGCACTTCACACTGGAAAGCTCCctggcagcagctgcagcagtggCATTGCCCCAGGGAGCTGTAAATGTTTAACTCGAATTACTTTTTCCGTGAGATCTTTCCACCTGATT
The nucleotide sequence above comes from Arvicanthis niloticus isolate mArvNil1 chromosome 6, mArvNil1.pat.X, whole genome shotgun sequence. Encoded proteins:
- the Coa3 gene encoding cytochrome c oxidase assembly factor 3 homolog, mitochondrial, which codes for MAAPGAGDPLDAKNGNAPFAQRIDPSREKLTPAQLQFMRQVQLAQWQKTLPQRRTRNVVTGLGIGALVLAIYGYTFYSVAQERFLDELEDEAKAARARALERERASGP